One Sphingomonas sabuli genomic region harbors:
- the fabD gene encoding ACP S-malonyltransferase: MRAFLFPGQGSQSVGMGAALAEASGAARDVFGEVDEALGQNLFRLMKDGPNDELKLTENAQPAIMAHAIAVFRALTREGGVDLAKAADFVAGHSLGEYSALCAAGSFDLATTAKLLKLRGQAMQAAVPVGEGAMAALLGADLATARRIAEAAAQGEVCTVANDNDPTQVVISGAKAAIDRAVGLAKEMGAKRALLLPVSAPFHCPLMQPAAEAMRDALSYELVEEPAVPLYANVTAQAESDPDRIRNYLVEQVTGMVRWRESVANMAEAGVTEFVELGGKVLGPMVTRIVPDVKVTSVVTIKDVEALAKEIA, from the coding sequence ATGCGCGCATTTCTTTTCCCGGGGCAGGGCAGCCAGTCGGTCGGCATGGGCGCGGCGCTGGCCGAGGCCAGCGGCGCCGCCCGCGACGTCTTCGGCGAAGTCGACGAAGCGCTTGGCCAGAACCTGTTCCGGCTGATGAAGGACGGCCCGAACGACGAGCTGAAGCTGACCGAAAATGCGCAGCCGGCGATCATGGCCCATGCCATCGCCGTGTTCCGCGCACTGACCCGCGAAGGCGGCGTCGACCTGGCCAAGGCGGCGGACTTCGTCGCCGGGCACAGCCTGGGCGAATATTCCGCCTTGTGCGCTGCGGGATCGTTCGACCTTGCAACCACCGCCAAGCTGCTCAAGCTGCGCGGGCAGGCGATGCAGGCGGCAGTGCCGGTTGGCGAGGGCGCGATGGCCGCGCTGCTTGGCGCGGACCTGGCGACGGCGCGACGGATCGCCGAAGCGGCCGCACAGGGCGAAGTATGCACGGTCGCCAACGACAACGACCCGACGCAAGTGGTGATCAGCGGAGCCAAGGCGGCGATCGACCGCGCGGTGGGACTGGCCAAGGAAATGGGCGCCAAGCGCGCGTTGCTGTTGCCGGTATCGGCACCGTTCCATTGTCCGCTGATGCAACCGGCCGCCGAGGCGATGCGCGACGCGCTCAGCTACGAACTGGTCGAGGAGCCGGCGGTGCCGCTGTACGCCAATGTCACCGCGCAGGCTGAAAGCGACCCCGACCGCATCCGCAATTACCTGGTCGAGCAGGTCACCGGCATGGTCCGCTGGCGCGAGAGCGTGGCCAACATGGCCGAGGCGGGCGTGACGGAATTCGTCGAATTGGGCGGCAAGGTGCTGGGGCCGATGGTCACGCGCATCGTGCCGGACGTGAAGGTGACGAGCGTGGTCACGATCAAAGACGTGGAAGCGCTCGCGAAGGAGATTGCATGA
- a CDS encoding APC family permease, translating to MSDTPPAHAHQPTDTPPRRGLGPWMSMAMVVGTLIGSGIFLMPAVLAPYGPNIPFAWMISIGGTFCIAYCLAQLARRIPGGPVAYMTSAFGEFPAYFAVWSYIITIWAGIAAVALAMAGALSYVFPATGTSGGIFVLSAGSVLLLAALNLIGVRTAGRVQVIATLIKIIPLALVILFVAGNVGTGEPLQPLAATPITGAGIIGAASLTLFSLTGFEVGAITAPVTENAERNIPRAQIWGVAFTGLLYLAATMAVLWVLPSEVVAQSKAPFADAITPVLGPIAGVLVAIIVAISAFGANNALMLGGAEILHSIAKQGDLPPAFARLRPNGVPAAAIIASTVVSITLLAVSSAPSFVEIYAFVSLVSAIGALLLYALCSAAAIKLKRTGGGLGTMLAVIAIVYAIAMFFGAGWKATSWGIALALTGIPIRWISRRLWPIPPAADGRAAPAEPAA from the coding sequence ATGTCCGACACGCCGCCTGCGCACGCACACCAGCCGACTGACACCCCGCCGCGCCGCGGGCTCGGACCGTGGATGAGCATGGCGATGGTCGTCGGCACCCTGATCGGATCGGGCATCTTCCTGATGCCCGCCGTGCTCGCGCCCTACGGTCCCAACATCCCGTTCGCGTGGATGATCTCGATCGGCGGCACCTTCTGCATCGCTTACTGCCTGGCGCAACTGGCCCGGCGCATCCCCGGCGGCCCGGTCGCCTACATGACCAGCGCCTTCGGCGAATTCCCCGCCTATTTCGCCGTGTGGAGCTACATCATCACCATCTGGGCGGGCATCGCTGCCGTCGCACTCGCGATGGCCGGCGCCTTGTCCTACGTCTTTCCCGCGACCGGCACGTCGGGCGGTATCTTTGTCCTGTCGGCCGGGTCGGTGCTGCTGCTTGCCGCGCTCAACCTGATCGGCGTGCGCACCGCCGGGCGGGTGCAGGTCATCGCGACTCTGATCAAGATCATCCCGCTGGCGCTGGTCATCCTGTTCGTCGCCGGCAATGTCGGGACGGGCGAGCCGCTGCAGCCGCTGGCCGCGACCCCGATCACCGGCGCAGGTATCATCGGCGCCGCGTCCCTGACCCTGTTCTCGCTGACCGGTTTCGAAGTCGGCGCGATCACCGCGCCGGTCACCGAAAATGCTGAGCGCAACATTCCGCGCGCGCAGATCTGGGGCGTGGCCTTCACCGGCCTGCTCTACCTCGCCGCGACGATGGCGGTGCTTTGGGTCCTGCCCAGCGAAGTGGTCGCGCAAAGCAAGGCGCCGTTCGCCGATGCCATCACCCCGGTACTGGGACCGATCGCCGGCGTGCTGGTGGCGATCATCGTCGCGATCAGCGCGTTCGGCGCCAACAATGCGCTGATGCTCGGCGGCGCGGAAATCCTCCATTCCATCGCCAAGCAGGGCGACCTGCCCCCGGCTTTCGCGCGCTTGCGTCCTAACGGTGTTCCGGCGGCCGCGATCATCGCCTCGACGGTCGTGTCCATCACCCTGCTGGCGGTCAGCAGCGCGCCCAGCTTCGTCGAAATCTACGCCTTCGTGTCGCTGGTCTCGGCGATCGGCGCGCTCCTGCTCTACGCGCTCTGTTCTGCAGCGGCGATCAAGCTCAAGCGCACCGGCGGCGGGCTCGGCACGATGCTTGCCGTCATCGCCATCGTCTATGCGATCGCGATGTTCTTCGGCGCCGGGTGGAAAGCGACCAGCTGGGGCATCGCCCTGGCGCTGACCGGCATCCCCATTCGCTGGATCAGCCGGCGGCTGTGGCCCATCCCGCCGGCGGCGGACGGTCGAGCCGCGCCTGCGGAACCAGCTGCCTGA
- the fabG gene encoding 3-oxoacyl-[acyl-carrier-protein] reductase, producing MFDLSGMTALVTGASGGLGSAIARALSAQGARLALSGSNAGKLDAFKGELGGDHVALPCNLSDGAAVDQLVPQAVEALGKLDILVNNAGVTRDNLLMRMKDEEFAEVISINLEAAFRLIRAAAKPMMKARFGRIISVTSVVGVTGNPGQANYVASKAGLIGLTKSVAQELASRGVTANCIAPGFMTSAMTDALNDQQRDGILARIPMGQMGSGDDIGAACVYLASREAGYMTGQTLHVNGGMAMY from the coding sequence ATGTTCGATTTGAGCGGGATGACCGCGTTGGTGACCGGTGCGTCCGGCGGGCTCGGCAGCGCGATCGCCAGGGCCTTGTCGGCGCAGGGCGCGCGGCTGGCGCTGTCGGGCAGCAACGCGGGGAAGCTCGACGCGTTCAAGGGTGAGCTTGGCGGCGATCATGTCGCGCTGCCATGCAACCTGTCGGACGGCGCCGCGGTCGACCAGCTGGTGCCGCAGGCGGTGGAAGCGCTGGGCAAGCTCGACATCCTCGTCAACAACGCCGGGGTCACCCGCGACAATCTGCTGATGCGGATGAAGGACGAGGAGTTCGCGGAGGTCATCAGCATCAACCTCGAGGCCGCGTTCCGGCTGATCCGCGCGGCGGCCAAGCCGATGATGAAGGCGCGCTTCGGGCGCATCATCTCGGTGACGTCGGTGGTCGGCGTGACCGGCAATCCGGGGCAGGCCAATTACGTCGCGTCCAAGGCCGGGCTGATCGGCCTGACCAAGTCGGTGGCGCAGGAACTGGCCAGCCGCGGCGTTACCGCCAATTGCATCGCGCCGGGCTTCATGACCTCGGCCATGACCGATGCGCTGAACGACCAGCAGCGCGATGGCATATTGGCGCGCATCCCGATGGGCCAGATGGGCAGCGGCGACGATATCGGCGCGGCCTGCGTCTACCTGGCCAGCCGCGAAGCCGGCTACATGACCGGCCAGACGCTGCACGTGAACGGCGGGATGGCGATGTACTAA